The window AATGATCAATGTTTGGGCGATTGTTATGGTGCAAATTTGGATCGTTGTAAAGTATGCAAAAATTTAAGCATTTGGAAGGATGGCGAAAGTTTATGTATGCAAAAATGTCCGGTTACTCATAATTATGTGGTAAGTAAACTTAAACGTTACATACACATACTTTTAGGTTAAAACTAAAGCTACAGTCATACTATGTAAGTAAAGTACTGCTCCTTACGTTCAATTATGTTACATTACGTTACGTTACGTATAGTGTGTTCAATTAAAATAGCCTTAGATAGCTGACTTGACTTGGGTTCTGCTGacttttgatttgttttagtACTTAAATCGACGATGTGTTAGTGCTGATCAATGTCGTAACATCACTAAACCAAAAGGTGACTTAGTTCGACGCAATAAACCGCATAAACCGTTCAATGGTTCATGTCTGTTAGATTGTCCACTTGGTTATGAAGAAGACGAAATCAATGGCCAGTTATCTTGTAAAAAATGTGAAGGTATACGATACGATACGATAAAATGTGACGCTACGCCTTCATGATATTTATGATGTTTACGTTTGATCTTTGATTTGCAGGGAAGTGCGTAAAACGTTGTGGTGGCGCTAGTGTGAACAGTATTCATACTGCACAAAGTTTAAAAGATTGCACCATAATAAACGGATCGTTAGATATCCAGCTACGAGATGGCAGTGAGTCTTTCCTAAAGTCATATACGACTCATCTTTAATTTTGGcttctttcattttatttttacagatatTGTACACGAGTTAAATGAGAATTTGGGCCAAATTACGGAAATCACTGGATATTTGAAAGTCACACGATCGTATCCGTTAATGTCACTTggattcttgaaaaatttacggATCATTCGTGGTTATCATGTTGATGCACAGAACGGGTATGTATTTCATTCCTTGCATTCAGCACGAAATTTATTTGATGTGTCCTCGAAAACTCGAAAAacctttaattattttacaagacCACACACGACCTTTCTGGTTCACTCTGGTTCTTTGTGAACAATCATCTTagaatttaatttctatttattcgTTGCGTGCTGCGTGCTTTGCTGTCTATTAACTGAagttcttcaaatattttaaattgatggcggcattttttttttttttttaatagatattcgTTGATTGTAAAAGATAACCAAAATTTACAAGAGCTCTGGGATTTTTCGAACCACACCAAtcacaaattacaaattttaaacggtCGCGTACAATTTCATCACAATCCAAAGTTATGTATCGACAAAATCGATGCGTTGGTGGCGATGATTGGCTTAAAAAATGTACGTGAAGATGAAATACAACGCAAAACAAACGGTGATAAAATTGCATGCAACTTAGTCGAATTACCCGTGAATTGTACCCTAAACATGTACGGCGCCACTTTAGAATGGCGTCCCTTTAAAATGACCATGAACGATGAACGTCATCTGTTGGGCTACGTAGTCTTTTGGATGAAGACTGATCGTAAGAACATATCTATTTACGAGTCCCGTGATGCTTGTGGAGGGGATGGATGGAATGTGGACGATGTATTGAAACCGACGGGCGATGATTTTATTTACCATCCGCTTACCAAATTAGAATCGTATACGAATTATGCGGTTTATGTGGAAACCTATACAATTGCATCCGAACCATTTGGTGCTCAaagtaaaattctttattttcgaACACTTCCTGGAGGTAAGTCCACTTTtctgttcttttttttgtttttttttttttgtttgttttgatataTTTGGTTAATGGACAAAATCGTCCATGCaaagtttttatagatttcttttaaatagaaatCACAATCGTTCTGGGACTCTGGAAGCTAAAGGCCATGTATCAgtcaataaaatttctgataattttaaatatatgggATGGGAGGAATGAGGTAAATGCAGTACGAAGTAGCTGGAGCTAACATACCCTCCCAAATAGTGCTTCACTTGGATACCACGTCCTTAGATACCGTGTCCCCTTGTAGCGAAACATTGGTCCTTAATCCAAgcgttttgtgtttttttgatgcaaataaaaaatgttttgatagaaatcgaataaaaaaaaaacaactaaaatttgaatataatttcagTTCCTACATCAGTTACGAATTTGAGTGCGGTATCAAATGATAGCAGTTATCTTCTTATATCCTGGAATCCTCCTTTGAAACCAAACGGCGAAATCAcacattacaaaataaaattagaagtCGAGAAACCGACATCACCCGATCAACGAAACTATTGTGAAGATGGTCCAAAAGAAACGACAAACGTTGGAATCGACGAACCACCTGACCGAACATCAGAAAATGGGGAAGATGATAGTGAAAAAAACGCAACGAACAAGAAAACCAAATCCGAGTTAAAAGATAAGGAACCAGAAGCGGAAGCGGCTGCATCGTTTGAAGATGCCCTCCAAAATTGGGTTTTTGTGAAACGACCAGAATATGCGGCCGATAAACTGCATGAGCGTAACAAGCGAGAAATCACTAATGGGATTCTCAATTATGCGAATAGTTCAAGAGTAGAGGGGGGACATAGCAGTGgtgataaaaacaataaatcggAGGAGAATGGTACGATTTTTTATGAGACATCGAAAACAATGTTAGTGATCTCGAATTTAAAGCATTATCGTGAGTACACGGTGAAAGTGAAAGCGTGTCGTCAGTTGTACGGTGCGAATGATAACGAGTCGCGCGCATGCAGCGTAGAAGCGTTTAAAACACAACGAACTCTTGCTAAACCTGGTGCTGACAATGTGACCAATATTCAATTAGAGATTCGGACTACAAATAAAAGTTTGGGTGTTGTGAAATTGACATGGAACGAACCATCTGACCCGAACGGAGTTATACAAACATATCAAATCGAATACAAGCAACTTGATATTGAAAATGTGAGTACCTatctttattacatttttatttttattttattccaatcCAATCCAATATTAATTCATTCCAAATAAAGCCAATAGCGTCCTTACCAATCGCTTGTAATGACCTGAACTGAACATCTAAACTGCATCCAACTACATCCAAATCAAAATACTCTCTACTatctctataaatatataaaaacaaggaGTCCCATTGAATCATTTGAACCTCACCGCCGCCCCCCCCCCTCCCCAGCCTTTAATACCGATCACGTAGCTACCTATGTACGATATAATAAGCTGCCAATTAGAATCGTATCTGTTGCTGCTAGTATCGCAGCTAGTATAACAGCTAGCAACTAACTAGTGAGTGCGTGAGTgacttgaataaaatataaataaaacgtaaatatataaattagatGTATGATATGGATGGGATGGCCTGGTTTTTCCTTCATTCTTAGTAAATCAATTACATTGTAATTGATTTTGAGTGGAGTGgaggtgtatatatatatatatatatatatggaggTGGTGTGATAATAATTGCTTGTGTTGTGTTTTTTAGGCTAAACCAACAGTGGTATGCATAACACGTAAAAAGTTTCGTGATCAAATGAATTCGTATCCAATCAAAGATTTAAGTCCTGGCAACTATAGTTTGCGATTGCGTGCAACCTCTTTGGGTGGAGAGGGTAGTTATAgtgcatacaaatatttttatatacctcCAGCTTCCAGTTCGTCAACGTTTCAAGTCGCTTTGGGAGTTGTTATCAGTATCGTTATTGTAagttatgttatttattacCAACTGAACTGAACTGAACTGAACTGAACTGAACTGAACTCATTCATTGTTACACCTTCAATTTTATTGGTCCTGTTCACCCCCCTACCACAAGTTCTGTTTGTAAGTAACTGGTTTGaatccaaaactataaaagaaattgtttattgtttacaTAATTATGTTTATGATAAAGCTGTAAAATGTAACGAGTAGCTTAATGATTGCTAGTACACCAAAGAGGTGGTGTTTGGAGGACACCtgagacaataatattgaaacgttcaatgattttaattttaattttaattgaagcaGTCAAGAGCAGTTTaagtttaaattgaattttactttttaggtaATATTAACATTAGCTgcgttatttttatactttcgacgatattatttatcaaatgtaccaaatatgaaattaatcgCATCCGTGAATCCCGAATACGTGAGTACTGCATATGTACCGGACGATTGGGAAGTACCacgtaaaaaaatagaattattaagaGAATTGGGTCAAGGTAGTTTTGGTATGGTTTATGAAGGGGTCGCACATGATGTAGTGAAGGGGGTCTCTCAGATGCGTTGTGCGATTAAAACAGTTAACGAACATGCAACTGATCGTGAACGAATTGAATTCCTAAATGAGGCGTCGGTTATGAAAGCATTCGATACTGCGCATGTTGTACGCTTATTGGGTGTTGTCTCCCAAGGACAACCGACTTTAGTCATTATGGAACTCATGTCGAATGGTGATTTGAAGTCATATTTGAGATCCCATCGACCTGAAGAGCAGGACGCTAATGGTGGCAATCCACGACGTGAAAATCCGCCATCTTTGAAGCGTGTCCTACAAATGGCGATTGAAATCGCTGATGGTATGGCGTATCTAACAgcgaaaaaatttgttcatagaGATTTAGCTGCCAGAAATTGCATGGTAAGCATTATGGATTATGGATTACTTGAATTAAACTGGGATTGGTTgattgatagaatttttttttgttctgtttAGGTTGCTGATAATTTAACTGTTAAAATTGGGGATTTTGGAATGACCCGTGATATTTACGAAACAGATTATTATCGTAAGGGATCTAAAGGTCTGCTACCGGTACGATGGATGGCACCAGAAAGTCTTAAAGATGGTGTCTTTCAAAGTAGTAGTGACGTGTGGAGTTATGGTGTTGTACTTTGGGAAATGGCCACATTGGCATCTCAACCATACCAAGGCTTATCCAATGAACaggtatgatttttaattttaattacatttatcaaAGACCTTTTTACTACGAATTACTACTGCTTTTGGTTGCAGGTCCTTCGATATGTAATCGATGGCGGTGTCATGGAAAGACCTGAAAATTGTCCAGATAAATTATACGAGTTGATGAGACTGTGTTGGCAACATAAATCGTCAGCACGACCCACATTCTTAGAATTAGCAAGTATTTTATTGGCTGATGCATCTAATGAATTTAGAGAGGTTAGTTTAAtaacaaatcaataataattagtgATCAATAATGTTTGATGACTGATGACTGATTATTGATTATTggttttgtatgttattttattttataggtagcattttattttacaaaggcTGGCCAAGAAGCGTTGGCCGCACAAACCTTACAAATTCAAGATGAGGCTGAAGCAACAACTCCATTACGTCCTGTAAATACTGCCGATGAAGATGAATTCTCATTGGACAGTTGTTCAGATCGTGAGGACGGAGATGTTGAGGACGGTTCCGTGGATATGCATGAACATGAAGGCCGTGTCAGTTTTCCCGGATCGAGTTTTTTAACAGCGGCGTATCATGACAAGTCTGAACCAAACAGTGTGGTGAACGGTTTTATATCAATACAAGAACCCCCTATGCAACAGCAACAAGCCCCTCATGCAACCaacacacccacacccacatcTAATTTAAACACCACCACTCAATGTTAGTTACTAATCAAGATTACAACATAAAAACACCCATCTGAACGAACCCCCAGTATTCATGTGCCCTTCTTAACAGATCTTCCTCTGATCCTTCTATTCACCATTATTAATCACATACTGGTCCTCCATGACAACCCTGAACCCTGAGCCCTGAACCCACCCCAATCACATATAAGGGCTACGTATAGAAATTGgttgtaatttgaaaatatttttcattgtgcCTGCAATTCTgcaactaaatataattttggcgtcaaaattatatttatcaaaaaaaatttcgaattttttattttatttattttatctatttattttctaatttttatttttttgaaaaattaaaacagagaaacaaattaaaaaaaaaaaacacacaaacaaaagtTCTCGCACTTGTGTTGCATGTACGTATGAAATGCGCATGAACATAAACGGAACGGAGGAAATAAACGGAACGATTGAACACTACTTGTGTGATTGAAGACGAAAATTCACAAATAGTGCCCATATGTACAAATTGTTACACCtcacaatataatatttgagCTGAAATTGTAAGGTGGTGTAACTTTTTGAAGTCTTTTTATAGGACAAGTACGAGAACTAAATCAAGTAAATAACAATTTCCATCCAATAATATCCCGCCATGTTTATCATCACGCCAtcacgttttttaattttaatatcaaacaatatttgattttcaatctatttaaaaaagttgtttttcttttatattcatGTGAATCGACACAGACGCTAAAatcaatacaatttaaatataaatatatatatatgtatgtgtgtgtgtatgtgtgtgtgtgtgtgtaagtgTAAGTGTAAGTGTGCATGTAACAAGAAACCTTGAAACAAGACTAAGCGTAAGCGACGCCACGATACAAGATAGAAGTACAAGTACGTCGTtccaaatcattattttaagcttttgagtaactttaataattttttctctcaATTGACTCCGTTTCAATATAGGATACAAGGATACAGGGTGCAGTACGGTTTATAACAACGTATAATATTCGTGCGATTATATCAGGTTTAGGTTTAAGATCTAAGTACcatgaatttcatttttatttcaacaatacaaaaataaccAATATTTAGCGCTCGTAAATTAAAATGTTGCCATAAATCCGCCCCTTGTATTTAAACCAATCgcttttcatatatatatattttttttttttttgaattaatgatttagattttttttatcacaatttttcctttattagtTTGAAATTTGCGATTAAAacattaacaaaacaaaaaccagATCGAATTTAAGTCTTTTCTAAACCCAAAAAACCGTAAAAGTTtgaaattcttttgaaaataataattttaagttggtTAAGTTACCGTTTGAAAATTAGAGAACAAATTCAAATCCGATCTGGCGATTCAGAATAAACTTTTTACTTTGGATTtgaacaaaactttatttttttttaagttcgtgcgattttaaaattttgaagaaaaaaattgtggtatcttcattaaaaaaaaaaaaaaaaaaacggagtgaaaaataattattttcgaatagttttcgaaattgatttacaaaaaaatctataaataacaataaatgaaaattgaaaaacctcgcattaattaaaaacaaaaaattcacttttttttaaataacaaagaaCCCTGCAACAATCATATTCAAAGACCTTTCGATCAAACTGTTTGGAAAAATGATCTTTGAGACAATTTGATCGAAATGCGTTCTGCATTGAAATTGTGGAGtttccttaaataaaattacactgTTAATATTGTTCCTGTTTTAATCGTGTATAAAATAAGGGTCCTAGTTTAATGTTTTCGAAccttaacaaaataaaacaaacattgtattataaattttgtaaacttgtaACCTTAAGACCATCAGTAATCAAATCACATTTTTTAgactatgaaaatttaaatgtaattttcaacGATAATTTACTATTCCCAAACCTTTTTATTTCTCCCAGTCCTACTGCCACTCCTCATTAAATTGGGTCATTGTAAGTGATTgactgtttgtttgtttgtttgtttgtttgttataaataaatagattatttGTAAAGACAGACAAAAACAGAATAGATAATTCTAATGCTAGTCTGAGTCTAAttcttatcttttattttagaTCAAACTCAAACAAACTGTCAATGACTTTAAGATACTGACGAATCTGACGAGTCTCTCCTTTGTCCAGGTATCTGTTCGTTTCCTAAAATCGGGAAATCGAAGTTTAAtcataaaaacacaataaacagtatttttcttttataaaacaaatcaaatatcccgccatttttcataatattaagtATTAATTTGTCAGTTTTACAACAATAAAAGAACATCATAGATGTTTATACTCTTCTTGGATCGCTACCAGTTGGTAAATACACCTTGGTACTTGTTTGATCGATGATTCCAGCCAAATAAACAAGCAAGTTTGACGCAACGTgtcaattcaattttaagcaACCTTAGAATATACAAATTAAGGCCATCAAATTTAGAATATGTATAAGGCTGAAGTAATTTTCTGATGAGTAAGTCATGACATGATGATATGACCTTGACTTAACTAAATAAATTGAACAGTATTAGCGATCTAGATTGATAGCGATATAAAACTCaatgatgtttatttattttgaaataaagctTATTTCACACCatagttttaattatgttaTGTATTTTAATGTGTAATCTCAATAACTTGGTTCGGTTCTTTGCAATACTgacaacttaaaaaaagaaatttttatcaataatgaaTTCTACTTAaagaaaaagaagtttttttttattttttgaattcgtTTTCAAATACTgccgaataaaaaaatttttgggggaagattaaaattaatttgtagcACCTTACAAAAGTcatttgtgtatattttattgtttgtttttgaggAAAGCTACACAAATTATTGTTGATTTTCCTCGAAACTGTTGGTAACACTGAATGAatcggtgtttttttttttctaaattcacgTCGATGTTTTATTGacgtgaattatattatttcaaaaagtaatatttttacaataattaagtttaattagatgagaaaatttgtacatattaattactgaatattaattaaataacaatgtattaaattaataattaaaaaaatatacaatcaaaattgattataacGACGCGAGGTTAAAGActtacatcagaataacattcTTGCGGTAGCGATATGTACATTTAGAAACGTAACTAGCAGCTAATTTAGTgactaaaacacaaaaaatggaAGCTTTTTTAAAAAACGAGCTCGAGTTAGGGTGCCGCGACTACATTTGAATGTGAATGTGAACGTGTCATTTGTGAGatatcattttgtttatttgcatTCAACATTTATCTAACTAAGCTCGTCCTTCTCTCTTGTCTTTTGACGACCGAACTTTCATTTTTCCTTCGAAGATGAtcgattttagttttaaaatcaccaaattagccTCTAGTTGTCGTTGTGGACAACTAATTCAGTCAGGATCTTTCCAGTACGTCGTTATAACCAATTTtgtctgtaaaaataaaaaaaaaacaaaaacaaacaaacaaacaaaaaaaaaaaagagaataagatttaacataaaataaaaatgctcaAGCCTCGTCCTCGTTGTCCTACATAATAATCGAGGCTAAAATTTTAGAagaatattcaatatttcttagttataccatttttaattttgaattatgattTGAGTAGAGGCGTATGTATGATTTTTGGATGTGTTTTGATTTTTCTGCCATGAATGATTGATTAgtcatgatttttttataaatacgccTCTGTATGTTTGTTTTAAGTACATATTGTTTGTTcctatttgattttatttcgcggctaaattttataacatttacaagaatttttgtttttttaaaatcaacacaaaaatattttgacgagACGTTGTGTGCGGTTGTGGTTGTTGTGCGTTTCAAAAGTTTCGCAAACGGTAATCCACGCAACCATTTTTATGATCGTATGAATGGTAGTCGTACCGTATCACATCGCatccaatttgaatgaaatatttttttgtttaagttattacACTACCATTATTGTAATTAATCACAATCACAATGGATCATACAGATCAGGATTCATACAGACGCTCAACAATATGTTAAATAACTCTCAATGTTCATTgttgattgattgattgttgTAATGATTTAATGATCATGTTCGGTTGCTATAACTGACATGTCGACATTTagtctgtttttattttaatgtttaaatttggTCGATTTAAAGACATAGTATGACATATTTTGAGcgttatgaattttaattattttcaaaatgatacgTTTACACATGCATGATGTGAACAGACTTTTATTATAATCCAAACGTTTACCAAATATtatacagtattttttttttttcgtttttaatttttatttttatttgttttaaaatgtttaaaacttttgaaacgtACTGTACTATGTTATGTTAGTATGGATAATTGACGAATTTTAAGATGGAGCGTGcgtcaattttaataattccttgcagctttttattattctttcacaataaatgaatctttttttttttcttttttttttgttacctgtaaaaataaatattttctaaaaaaaaaaaaaaaaaaaaaaaaaaatgatgactGCTATTTTTGACAGCTGACTTTGCATTCCAATGAAACTAATTTACTCAACTCAGACACTCAGACTCACTCACTTTCTCActgatcattatttatttatttgtaaaacaacAAGTAAAACATATGTTTCCACAAAcggatttttttttccaaaatttattgaGGGTATAATACGAattcattatgtttttttaaattaaatctggCATCTGGCATCAACACTGGTTTCCAGATCAGATTGCCATATTGTCGTTGAAGTTCAATTATACTTAACTGAACTTTATTAAAGAGGGGGCGGAACGGGACACCTTtgtaaacaaatagaaacataattaatttttggaccGAATAATTCGCAACAATTGTTTGATTAATTATTGAGTTTCTTAATATGACGGTTCCTTCGCAATACTTCGtaactttacaattttaatgccatgaatttattgaaatgtgATTTTTTAACGCACAATCAACAATAGATCATAGATCATAGATGGTTATATTTAACTTAGATCAAGCAGTTGATCTTTCAGTGGTGGGGAAGGGAATTTCGTTtcgttgatatttttaataggaTTACCTActgtaaataaattgaaacttattgtttaaaattaagaaatgatAAACTAACAAAGATATATCATAGACATAGACATCTATGTTCATGTTATATAACTCAGATAGACGTCTCTTTAGAATcacattcatattaaaattacttatttctGATGGAAAGaatggtgaaaaaaaaaaaaacgaataaaaatgtCTCTCTAAGTGAATTCGTGTTACCCACAGAGACAATATtggctaatttaaaaaaaaaataaataaaaaatagtcacACACAATACATTCCATTGTggttaaaaacagaaataatatGCTCAATGCTCAATCTGCCTGACGCACTTATGCTAAAACAATTCAATTCCTCATTACTCAAATACTGCCATCACATCGAAAAGTAGTTACGTAGGCAACTGaactcaactcaactcaactGATGTTTACATAcaccaat is drawn from Chrysoperla carnea chromosome X, inChrCarn1.1, whole genome shotgun sequence and contains these coding sequences:
- the LOC123302077 gene encoding insulin-like receptor isoform X2; the encoded protein is MFFSCKNAILCCCQIFQQLRIFLIVFGILSILIEADNYSSNSDNNGICRSVDIRSTTANFKKLEGCRVVEGNVHILLLDHYTPKDFLNVTFPELTEITGFLLLYRVEGLETLGKMFPNLTVIRGRELLYNHAFIIFELSSIQEIGLYSLTNIERGAVYISKNPNLCFSSTIDWGLIVKQGSANNVITFNKIENECGLCRGDEKNGYDVEKDSHVKTCPVAFHHEYSGKYSPQPGRHLCWNRDNCQKVCPKECGNNTCNSKGQCCKNDQCLGDCYGANLDRCKVCKNLSIWKDGESLCMQKCPVTHNYVYLNRRCVSADQCRNITKPKGDLVRRNKPHKPFNGSCLLDCPLGYEEDEINGQLSCKKCEGKCVKRCGGASVNSIHTAQSLKDCTIINGSLDIQLRDDIVHELNENLGQITEITGYLKVTRSYPLMSLGFLKNLRIIRGYHVDAQNGYSLIVKDNQNLQELWDFSNHTNHKLQILNGRVQFHHNPKLCIDKIDALVAMIGLKNVREDEIQRKTNGDKIACNLVELPVNCTLNMYGATLEWRPFKMTMNDERHLLGYVVFWMKTDRKNISIYESRDACGGDGWNVDDVLKPTGDDFIYHPLTKLESYTNYAVYVETYTIASEPFGAQSKILYFRTLPGVPTSVTNLSAVSNDSSYLLISWNPPLKPNGEITHYKIKLEVEKPTSPDQRNYCEDGPKETTNVGIDEPPDRTSENGEDDSEKNATNKKTKSELKDKEPEAEAAASFEDALQNWVFVKRPEYAADKLHERNKREITNGILNYANSSRVEGGHSSGDKNNKSEENGTIFYETSKTMLVISNLKHYREYTVKVKACRQLYGANDNESRACSVEAFKTQRTLAKPGADNVTNIQLEIRTTNKSLGVVKLTWNEPSDPNGVIQTYQIEYKQLDIENAKPTVVCITRKKFRDQMNSYPIKDLSPGNYSLRLRATSLGGEGSYSAYKYFYIPPASSSSTFQVALGVVISIVIVILTLAALFLYFRRYYLSNVPNMKLIASVNPEYVSTAYVPDDWEVPRKKIELLRELGQGSFGMVYEGVAHDVVKGVSQMRCAIKTVNEHATDRERIEFLNEASVMKAFDTAHVVRLLGVVSQGQPTLVIMELMSNGDLKSYLRSHRPEEQDANGGNPRRENPPSLKRVLQMAIEIADGMAYLTAKKFVHRDLAARNCMVADNLTVKIGDFGMTRDIYETDYYRKGSKGLLPVRWMAPESLKDGVFQSSSDVWSYGVVLWEMATLASQPYQGLSNEQVLRYVIDGGVMERPENCPDKLYELMRLCWQHKSSARPTFLELASILLADASNEFREVAFYFTKAGQEALAAQTLQIQDEAEATTPLRPVNTADEDEFSLDSCSDREDGDVEDGSVDMHEHEGRVSFPGSSFLTAAYHDKSEPNSVVNGFISIQEPPMQQQQAPHATNTPTPTSNLNTTTQC
- the LOC123302077 gene encoding insulin-like receptor isoform X1; translation: MFFSCKNAILCCCQIFQQLRIFLIVFGILSILIEADNYSSNSDNNGICRSVDIRSTTANFKKLEGCRVVEGNVHILLLDHYTPKDFLNVTFPELTEITGFLLLYRVEGLETLGKMFPNLTVIRGRELLYNHAFIIFELSSIQEIGLYSLTNIERGAVYISKNPNLCFSSTIDWGLIVKQGSANNVITFNKIENECGLCRGDEKNGYDVEKDSHVKTCPVAFHHEYSGKYSPQPGRHLCWNRDNCQKVCPKECGNNTCNSKGQCCKNDQCLGDCYGANLDRCKVCKNLSIWKDGESLCMQKCPVTHNYVYLNRRCVSADQCRNITKPKGDLVRRNKPHKPFNGSCLLDCPLGYEEDEINGQLSCKKCEGKCVKRCGGASVNSIHTAQSLKDCTIINGSLDIQLRDGNIVHELNENLGQITEITGYLKVTRSYPLMSLGFLKNLRIIRGYHVDAQNGYSLIVKDNQNLQELWDFSNHTNHKLQILNGRVQFHHNPKLCIDKIDALVAMIGLKNVREDEIQRKTNGDKIACNLVELPVNCTLNMYGATLEWRPFKMTMNDERHLLGYVVFWMKTDRKNISIYESRDACGGDGWNVDDVLKPTGDDFIYHPLTKLESYTNYAVYVETYTIASEPFGAQSKILYFRTLPGVPTSVTNLSAVSNDSSYLLISWNPPLKPNGEITHYKIKLEVEKPTSPDQRNYCEDGPKETTNVGIDEPPDRTSENGEDDSEKNATNKKTKSELKDKEPEAEAAASFEDALQNWVFVKRPEYAADKLHERNKREITNGILNYANSSRVEGGHSSGDKNNKSEENGTIFYETSKTMLVISNLKHYREYTVKVKACRQLYGANDNESRACSVEAFKTQRTLAKPGADNVTNIQLEIRTTNKSLGVVKLTWNEPSDPNGVIQTYQIEYKQLDIENAKPTVVCITRKKFRDQMNSYPIKDLSPGNYSLRLRATSLGGEGSYSAYKYFYIPPASSSSTFQVALGVVISIVIVILTLAALFLYFRRYYLSNVPNMKLIASVNPEYVSTAYVPDDWEVPRKKIELLRELGQGSFGMVYEGVAHDVVKGVSQMRCAIKTVNEHATDRERIEFLNEASVMKAFDTAHVVRLLGVVSQGQPTLVIMELMSNGDLKSYLRSHRPEEQDANGGNPRRENPPSLKRVLQMAIEIADGMAYLTAKKFVHRDLAARNCMVADNLTVKIGDFGMTRDIYETDYYRKGSKGLLPVRWMAPESLKDGVFQSSSDVWSYGVVLWEMATLASQPYQGLSNEQVLRYVIDGGVMERPENCPDKLYELMRLCWQHKSSARPTFLELASILLADASNEFREVAFYFTKAGQEALAAQTLQIQDEAEATTPLRPVNTADEDEFSLDSCSDREDGDVEDGSVDMHEHEGRVSFPGSSFLTAAYHDKSEPNSVVNGFISIQEPPMQQQQAPHATNTPTPTSNLNTTTQC